A DNA window from Impatiens glandulifera chromosome 7, dImpGla2.1, whole genome shotgun sequence contains the following coding sequences:
- the LOC124944754 gene encoding transcription factor MYC2-like, producing the protein MTDYRLPAMNLWTDDNSSTIETFMSSDLTTYWPPAPTSPSSSEYPRVLNQESLQQRLQALIEGARESWTYAIFWQSSVLDYSGVSALGWCDGYYKGEEDKGKRKSVAFSSPEDQEHRKKVLRDLNSLISGGSSSADEAIDEEVTDTEWFFLLSMTQSFSNGSGLPGQAFMTSSTVWAAGAERLAGSSCERARQGHMFGLQTMVCIPCSNGVVELGSTELIFQTSGLLNKVKTLFNFNNPDLGSWPPAPVMNNNHSENDPSTSYLTEPPSMAAEVREPANLNLSNNSNHHHHHNHQGPKQMNFDKPARSMSTLTESQSQMQSQPNYTRELNFSGQGYERNECKNENSISCKPESGEILSFGERNLFSSHSQIGASVDKNNKKRSPASLGSNDEGMLSFTSPLMLPSSGKAKSTTGGLDSDNSDLEASVVRETGSSKVAEPEKKPRKRGRKPANGREEPLNHVEAERQRREKLNQRFYALRAVVPNVSKMDKASLLGDAISYINELKSKVDSHDSEKDELRNQIETLKRELANKESSSSSQAERDMKMMRTGKLTDLEIDVKIIGWDAMIRVQSGRKNHPTAKLMSAMKELDLEVQHGSVSVMNELMIQQSTVKMSSRFYTQELLKQALISKLV; encoded by the coding sequence ATGACAGATTATCGTTTGCCAGCTATGAATCTATGGACAGACGACAATTCATCAACAATCGAGACTTTCATGTCATCCGATCTCACCACCTATTGGCCACCGGCGCCGACGTCTCCTTCCTCATCGGAATACCCAAGAGTTCTCAACCAGGAATCACTCCAGCAACGCTTACAAGCCTTGATTGAAGGTGCCCGTGAAAGTTGGACCTACGCCATCTTCTGGCAATCATCTGTGCTCGATTACTCCGGCGTCTCTGCGCTTGGATGGTGCGATGGGTACTATAAGGGAGAAGAAGATAAGGGTAAACGGAAATCAGTTGCCTTTTCGTCGCCTGAGGATCAGGAGCATCGGAAAAAGGTTCTCCGAGATCTCAATTCACTTATCTCCGGCGGATCTTCTTCAGCTGATGAGGCTATCGATGAGGAAGTGACTGATACGGAGTGGTTTTTCTTGCTTTCGATGACTCAATCGTTTTCCAATGGGAGCGGTCTGCCTGGTCAGGCTTTTATGACTTCCTCAACTGTTTGGGCTGCTGGAGCTGAACGGTTAGCTGGATCTTCATGTGAGAGGGCTCGACAAGGTCATATGTTTGGATTACAAACTATGGTTTGTATTCCTTGTTCTAATGGAGTAGTTGAATTGGGTTCAACTGAGTTGATCTTTCAGACATCAGGACTGTTGAATAAGGTAAAAACTTTATTCAATTTCAATAATCCTGATCTGGGTTCTTGGCCTCCGGCTCCAGTGATGAATAATAATCACAGCGAGAACGATCCATCGACCAGTTATCTTACCGAACCACCATCCATGGCGGCGGAAGTTAGAGAGCCTGCAAATCTGAATCTTTCCAACAACAgcaaccatcatcatcatcataatcatcAGGGTCCGAAACAGATGAATTTCGATAAACCAGCTAGATCGATGAGTACTCTGACTGAAAGTCAGAGCCAGATGCAATCTCAACCTAATTACACTCGAGAATTGAATTTCTCAGGACAAGGGTACGAGAGAAATGAATGCAAAAATGAAAATTCCATCTCCTGTAAGCCAGAATCCGGCGAGATCTTGAGTTTCGGTGAAAGAAATCTCTTTTCCAGCCATTCCCAAATTGGGGCTTCTGTTGATAAGAACAACAAGAAGAGATCCCCTGCATCTCTCGGTAGCAACGATGAAGGAATGTTATCATTCACCTCCCCCCTGATGTTACCCTCTTCAGGTAAGGCGAAATCAACAACCGGCGGATTGGATTCCGACAATTCTGACTTAGAAGCGTCGGTAGTTCGAGAAACGGGTAGCAGCAAAGTTGCAGAGCCAGAAAAGAAGCCAAGGAAACGAGGAAGAAAGCCTGCAAACGGAAGGGAAGAGCCCCTGAATCATGTGGAAGCAGAGAGACAGAGGAGAGAAAAACTGAACCAAAGATTCTACGCACTCAGGGCAGTTGTCCCCAACGTTTCAAAAATGGACAAAGCTTCCCTTCTAGGGGACGCAATTTCATACATAAACGAGCTTAAATCGAAGGTGGATAGCCACGATTCAGAGAAAGACGAACTGAGGAATCAAATCGAGACACTGAAACGTGAATTAGCCAACAAGGAATCATCCTCATCATCTCAAGCCGAGCGTGATATGAAGATGATGAGAACCGGAAAACTGACTGACTTAGAGATCGACGTGAAGATAATCGGATGGGACGCAATGATCCGAGTGCAGAGCGGAAGGAAGAACCATCCAACTGCGAAACTAATGTCTGCGATGAAAGAATTGGATCTCGAAGTCCAGCACGGAAGCGTATCGGTGATGAATGAGCTGATGATCCAACAATCAACAGTGAAGATGAGCAGCAGATTCTACACACAAGAATTGCTTAAGCAGGCCCTCATATCTaaactagtttaa
- the LOC124945236 gene encoding abscisic acid receptor PYR1-like translates to MAEELQQQQSEEIATIQELKSLPGLTSDEFDELKRFISEFHTYRVNSGQCSSLLAQRIHAPRDVVWSVIRRFDKPQIYKHFIKSCSVNEGFTICVGCTRDVNVISGLPAETSTERLELLDDERFVFGFRIIGGEHRLRNYRSVTTVHEIESNGKIHTVVLESYIVDVPEGNTEEDTRLFADTVIKLNLQKLASVTEAMVRDSSGDRK, encoded by the coding sequence ATGGCGGAAGAACTGCAACAACAGCAATCGGAGGAAATCGCTACGATTCAAGAACTCAAATCGTTGCCAGGTCTCACTTCTGATGAGTTCGATGAGCTAAAGCGATTCATATCCGAGTTTCACACCTACAGAGTCAACTCCGGCCAATGCTCTTCACTACTCGCTCAGCGTATACACGCGCCACGAGATGTCGTCTGGTCAGTCATTCGTCGCTTCGACAAGCCGCAGATATACAAGCATTTCATCAAAAGTTGCTCTGTCAACGAAGGATTCACTATCTGCGTCGGATGCACGCGCGACGTCAACGTTATTTCTGGATTACCGGCGGAGACCAGTACGGAAAGGCTTGAACTACTAGACGATGAACGATTCGTCTTTGGATTCAGGATCATCGGAGGAGAACATCGTTTGAGGAATTACCGTTCGGTTACAACTGTACACGAGATCGAGAGTAACGGCAAGATCCATACCGTTGTTCTTGAATCGTATATTGTAGATGTTCCTGAAGGGAATACTGAAGAAGACACTCGTCTGTTCGCTGATACGGTTATTAAGCTGAATCTGCAGAAGCTTGCGTCGGTGACGGAAGCGATGGTTCGTGATTCCTCCGGCGACCGCAAATAA